A region from the Populus trichocarpa isolate Nisqually-1 chromosome 18, P.trichocarpa_v4.1, whole genome shotgun sequence genome encodes:
- the LOC7489480 gene encoding 110 kDa U5 small nuclear ribonucleoprotein component CLO, with product MDDNLYDEFGNYIGPEIESDRESDGEEEDEELPDKPHEDEEESDGEEAVHASNGWLTAPNDVDMDNQVVLAEDKKYYPTAEEVYGPGVETLVNDEDEQPLEQPIIKPVRNIKFEVGVKDSSTYVSSQFLVGLMSNPSLVRNVALVGHLQHGKTVFMDMLVEQTHHTPTFDINSEKHIRYTDTRIDEQERRISIKAVPMSLVLEDSNSKSYLCNIMDTPGHVNFSDEMTAALRLADGAVLVVDAAEGVMVNTERAIRHAIQEQLPIVVVINKVDRLITELKLPPKDAYHKLRHTIEVINNHISAVSSTAGNVQVIDPAAGNVCFAGATAGWSFTLHSFARLYLKLHGIPFDAEKFASRLWGDMYYNPEDRTFKKKPPASGAERSFVQFVLEPLYKIYSQVIGEHKKSVEATLAEFGVTLPNSAYKLNVRPLLRLACSQVFGSASGFTDMLVKHIPSAKVAAARKVDHTYTGPKDSMIYQAMLDCDPAGPLMVNVTKLYPKSDCSSFDAFGRVYSGKIMTGQSVKVLGEGYSPEDEEDMTVKEVTKLWVYQARYRLPISMAPPGSWVLIEGVDASIMKTATLCNVNYNEEDVYIFRPLQFNTLPVVKTATEPLNPSELPKMVEGLRKISKSYPLAITKVEESGEHTILGTGELYLDSIMKDLRELYSEVEVKVADPVVSFCETVVESSSMKCFAETPNKKNKITMIAEPLEKGLAEDIENGVVSIDWNRKALGDFFKTKYDWDLLAARSIWAFGPDKQGPNILLDDTLPTEVDKGLLGAVKDSIVQGFQWGAREGPLCDEPIRNVKFKIVDARIAPEPLHRGSGQIIPTARRVAYSAFLMATPRLMEPVYYVEIQTPIDCLTAIYTVLSRRRGHVTADVPQPGTPAYIVKAFLPVIESFGFETDLRYHTQGQAFSLSVFDHWAIVPGDPLDKSIVLRPLEPAPIQHLAREFMVKTRRRKGMSEDVSINKFFDEAMVVELAQQAADIHQQMM from the exons ATGGATGACAATTTGTATGATGAGTTTGGGAACTACATTGGTCCGGAAATAGAGTCGGACCGAGAGAGCGATGGtgaggaagaagatgaagaacttCCAGACAAGCCTCATGAAGACGAGGAGGAATCTGACGGTGAAGAGGCAGTTCATGCTTCCAATGGTTGGCTTACTGCCCCTAATGATGTTGACATGGATAACCAAGTTGTCCTTGCTGAGGACAAGAAGTACTACCCAACCGCGGAGGAGGTTTATGGTCCAGGTGTTGAAACGTTGGTTAATGATGAAGATGAGCAGCCTCTTGAGCAACCGATAATTAAGCCTGTTAGGAACATCAAGTTTGAGGTTGGGGTTAAGGATTCCTCAACTTATGTTTCCAGCCAGTTTCTTGTTGGTCTTATGTCAAATCCCTCTTTAGTACGCAACGTTGCCCTCGTGGGCCATCTACAGCATGGGAAGACAGTTTTTATGGACATGTTGGTTGAGCAAACACATCATACGCCAACTTTTGATATAAATAGCGAGAAACATATTAGGTACACAGATACAAGGATTGATGAGCAAGAAAGAAGGATATCTATCAAGGCAGTTCCAATGTCACTTGTCCTTGAGGATAGCAATTCAAAGTCGTACCTCTGTAACATCATGGACACCCCTGGTCATGTGAACTTCTCTGATGAAATGACTGCTGCCCTCAGGCTTGCTGATGGTGCAGTGTTGGTTGTGGATGCTGCTGAAGGAGTGATG gTAAACACAGAGAGGGCCATACGCCACGCAATTCAGGAACAGCTGCCTATTGTTGTTGTGATCAATAAG gtTGACAGGCTCATAACAGAGCTCAAATTGCCCCCAAAGGATGCGTATCACAAGCTAAGGCATACCATAGAAGTCATTAACAACCATATATCTGCTGTCTCTTCAACTGCTGGAAATGTTCAAGTGATAGATCCAGCTGCTGGAAATGTTTGTTTTGCTGGTGCAACCGCAGGATGGTCCTTCACTTTGCATTCCTTTGCTAGATTGTATCTCAAACTCCATGGTATCCCATTTGATGCTGAAAAGTTTGCATCTCGTCTCTGGGGGGATATGTATTATAATCCCGAGGACAGGACTTTCAAGAAGAAACCTCCTGCTAGTGGAGCAGAAAGATCGTTTGTCCAATTTGTGCTGGAACCTCTCTACAAAATATACAGCCAAGtgattggagaacataaaaaaagCGTTGAGGCTACTCTTGCTGAGTTTGGTGTTACTCTTCCTAATTCAGCTTATAAATTAAATGTCAGGCCTTTGCTAAGACTGGCTTGCAGTCAAGTTTTTGGCTCAGCCTCAGGTTTCACTGACATGCTTGTTAAGCATATACCTTCGGCTAAGGTTGCTGCTGCCAGGAAGGTTGATCATACATATACTGGGCCCAAAGATTCAATGATTTACCAGGCCATGCTAGACTGTGATCCTGCTGGCCCCTTAATGGTTAATGTGACGAAATTGTATCCGAAGTCAGATTGCAGTTCATTTGATGCTTTTGGTAGGGTTTATAGTGGTAAAATTATGACAGGGCAGTCTGTAAAAGTTTTGGGAGAAGGCTATTCACCAGAGGATGAGGAGGACATGACAGTAAAAGAAGTGACAAAACTATGGGTATATCAAGCTCGGTATAGGTTACCCATAAGTATGGCACCTCCTGGTTCCTGGGTTCTCATTGAAGGTGTGGATGCTTCAATTATGAAAACTGCAACTCTCTGTAATGTGAATTATAATGAAGAAGATGTATACATATTTCGACCTCTTCAGTTCAATACTCTTCCAGTAGTGAAAACTGCTACTGAGCCTCTAAATCCAAGCGAGTTGCCCAAAATGGTGGAGGGTCTTAGGAAGATCAGTAAAAGCTATCCTCTGGCCATAACTAAAGTTGAGGAGTCTGGGGAGCACACTATACTTGGTACCGGAGAGTTGTACTTAGATTCTATTATGAAGGACCTTAGGGAGCTATATTCTGAAGTGGAAGTCAAG GTAGCCGATCCTGTTGTCTCATTCTGTGAAACTGTGGTGGAGTCCTCGTCAATGAAATGCTTTGCTGAAACACCCaacaagaagaataaaataaccATG atcGCTGAGCCATTGGAGAAAGGGCTTGCAGAAGACATTGAAAATGGTGTTGTAAGCATTGACTGGAATCGGAAAGCTCTAGGTGACTTCTTCAAGACAAAATATGATTGGGATTTGCTTGCAGCACGATCCATATGGGCTTTTGGCCCTGATAAGCAG GGACCTAACATTTTGCTAGATGACACACTTCCAACTGAAGTGGACAAGGGATTACTAGGTGCCGTGAAGGATTCTATTGTTCAAGG GTTTCAGTGGGGTGCACGAGAAGGACCACTTTGTGATGAACCAATCAGAAATGTTAAGTTCAAGATAGTTGATGCTAGGATTGCGCCTGAACCACTTCATCGTGGATCTGGTCAAATAATTCCAACAGCTCGGCGTGTGGCCTACTCAGCTTTTCTTATGGCAACCCCAAGGCTCATGGAACCCGTATATTATGTGGAG ATACAAACACCAATTGACTGTCTCACTGCAATCTATACGGTGTTATCTCGCAGACGTGGGCATGTTACAGCAGATGTTCCTCAGCCTGGGACTCCAGCTTATATTGTTAAG GCATTTTTACCTGTCATAGAATCATTTGGTTTTGAGACGGACTTGAGGTACCATACCCAAGGTCAAGCATTTAGCCTCTCGGTGTTTGATCATTGGGCTATAGTCCCTGGAGATCCCCTTGATAAGAGCATTGTTCTGAGGCCACTTGAGCCTGCACCAATCCAGCACCTTGCCCGTGAATTTATGGTGAAGACAAGGCGTCGCAAG GGAATGAGTGAAGATGTGAGCATTAACAAGTTCTTCGATGAGGCTATGGTGGTTGAGCTGGCTCAGCAAGCAGCTGATATTCATCAACAAATGATGTGA
- the LOC7489484 gene encoding 40S ribosomal protein S11 has product MAEQTEKAFLKQPKVFLSSKKSGKGKRPGKGGNRFWKSIGLSFKTPREATEGTYIDKKCPFTGTVSIRGRILAGTCHSAKMVRTIIVRRNYLHWVKKYQRYEKRHSNIPAHVSPCFRVREGDHVIIGQCRPLSKTVRFNVLKVIPAGSAAGGKKAFTGM; this is encoded by the exons ATGGCTGAGCAG ACTGAAAAGGCATTTTTGAAACAACCCAAAGTGTTTCTCAG TTCAAAGAAATCTGGGAAAGGAAAGAGGCCTGGAAAAGGTGGAAACAGATTCTGGAAGAGTATTGGATTGAGTTTCAAGACTCCCAGAGAAGCCACTGAAG GAacttatattgataaaaaatgcCCCTTCACCGGCACTGTTTCTATTCGAGGTCGTATCTTAGCTGGAACTTGTCATAGTGCCAAGATGGTGAGGACAATTATTGTTCGGCGGAACTATCTTCACTGGGTCAAGAAATACCAAAG ATATGAGAAGAGGCATTCAAATATTCCAGCACACGTATCCCCATGCTTCCGTGTGAGGGAAGGCGATCATGTCATCATCGGACAATGCAG GCCACTGTCCAAGACTGTTAGATTTAATGTATTGAAAGTGATTCCAGCTGGTTCTGCTGCTGGTGGGAAGAAGGCCTTCACAGGAATGTGA
- the LOC7489482 gene encoding probable protein phosphatase 2C 27 isoform X1 yields MQSLPLHGDLLQTQMENFDQDSSLISSSGGISVANSYPLESICEDRVVTERKQNLLTDFFPTLRSGEWSDIGGRPYMEDTHICISDLAKKFGYSLLSEHAISFYGVFDGHGGKTAAHFVREHLPRVIVEDADFPVKLEKVVTRSFIEIDAAFEKSCSLESGRSSGTTALTAMIFGRSLLVANAGDCRAVLSRGGGAKEMSEDHRPCCMKERTRIESLGGFIDDGYLNGQLAVTRALGDWHLEGMKKKGDRSGPLSAEPELKLVTLTKEDEFLIIGSDGIWDVYSNQNAVDFVRKRLQEHNDLKRCCREMVGEALKRGATDNLTVVIVSFHSEPPPPVVVQRARVRRSISAEGLQNLKCLLEGSA; encoded by the exons ATGCAATCTTTGCCTTTGCATGGTGACCTCTTGCAAACCCAGATGGAGAATTTTGATCAAGACTCTTCTTTGATTAGTTCTAGTGGTGGGATCAGTGTTGCCAACTCTTATCCt TTGGAAAGCATTTGTGAGGATAGAGTGGTCACAGAAAGGAAACAGAATCTGTTAACAGATTTTTTTCCCACCCTTCGCTCAGGAGAGTGGTCTGATATTGGTGGTCGGCCTTATATGGAAGATACGCACATTTGCATTAGTGACTTGGCTAAGAAGTTTGGTTACAGTTTACTAAGCGAGCATGCTATTTCTTTCTATGGT GTATTTGATGGGCATGGAGGAAAGACTGCAGCACATTTTGTACGCGAGCATTTACCAAGAGTCATTGTTGAGGATGCCGATTTCCCTGTAAAACTTGAGAAAGTGGTTACAAGATCATTCATTGAGATTGATGCTGCATTTGAAAAGTCATGCTCCCTTGAGTCAGGCCGTTCTTCTGGCACGACTGCACTTACTGCAATGATATTTGGGAG GTCATTGCTTGTGGCAAATGCTGGTGATTGTCGGGCAGTATTATCACGGGGTGGAGGGGCGAAGGAAATGTCAGAGGATCATAGACCTTGCTGCATGAAAGAAAGGACAAGAATTGAGTCCTTAGGTGGATTCATTGATGATGGTTATCTAAATGGTCAGTTAGCTGTTACCCGCGCATTAGGTGATTGGCACCTTGAAGGAATGAAGAAAAAGGGTGACAGAAGTGGGCCCTTAAGTGCCGAACCAGAACTTAAATTGGTTACACTGACGAAGGAAGATGAGTTCTTGATAATCGGAAGTGATGGAATATGGGATGTATATTCAAATCAAAATGCAGTAGATTTTGTTCGGAAGAGACTTCAAGAGCACAATGATTTGAAGCGATGCTGCAGAGAAATGGTAGGGGAAGCATTAAAACGGGGAGCAACTGACAACTTGACAGTTGTAATTGTTAGCTTTCACTCAGAGCCACCGCCACCAGTGGTGGTACAGAGGGCAAGAGTCAGGCGAAGCATTTCCGCCGAGGGGCTTCAGAATCTCAAATGCTTGCTAGAAGGTAGTGCTTAA
- the LOC7489481 gene encoding putative glycerol-3-phosphate transporter 5 yields the protein MQSKTQILAPAFTLFPSLKPPNKTLTFHQFTVLAITFLAYASFHASRKPPSIVKGVLGPKIQLNSSTIESNLTSLESNGTGWAPFNGPKGTHRLGELDLAFLSAYSIGMYFAGHVGDRIDLRLFLVFGMVGSGLLTIIFGLGYWFNVHLLGYFVSVQILCGLFQSIGWPCVVAVVGNWFGKAKRGLIMGIWTSHTSVGNIIGSVVASGVLEFGWGWSFVVPGVLVILAGVLVFLFLVVNPEDIGFETPGKEIEMDVEVNGLENLEKVESEEAGLLGEENLDSTAAIGFLEAWRLPGVAPFAFCLFFSKLVAYTFLYWLPFYISHTDVAGVHLSHKTAGILSTVFDIGGVFGGVLAGFISDMIEARAVTSIVFLLLSIPALVLYRVYGSVSMLLNNALMFLSGLLVNGPYALITTAVAADLGTQDLIKGNSRALATVSAIIDGTGSVGAAVGPLLAGYISTRGWNSVFLMLIVSIFLASLFLIRVAKSEIKGMLNDGKWLSNNATAQ from the exons ATGCAATCGAAAACCCAAATTCTTGCTCCAGCTTTTACCCTTTTCCCATCTCTTAAACCTCCAAACAAGACCCTAACTTTTCACCAATTTACAGTCTTAGCCATCACCTTTCTCGCTTATGCTTCATTTCATGCCTCAAGAAAGCCACCAAGTATTGTAAAAGGTGTACTTGGACCCAAAATTCAATTGAACTCTTCAACGATTGAGTCTAATTTAACTTCATTAGAATCCAATGGTACTGGTTGGGCTCCCTTTAATGGCCCTAAAGGGACTCACCGGCTTGGTGAGcttgatcttgcatttttgTCTGCATATTCAATAGGAATGTATTTTGCAGGACATGTTGGTGATAGGATTGATTTAAggttgtttcttgtttttggaATGGTGGGTAGTGGTCTTTTGACCATTATTTTTGGGTTAGGTTATTGGTTTAATGTACATTTGTTAGGATATTTTGTGAGTGTGCAGATTTTGTGTGGTTTGTTTCAGTCTATAGGGTGGCCTTGTGTGGTGGCAGTGGTTGGGAATTGGTTTGGGAAAGCTAAGAGAGGGTTGATAATGGGGATATGGACTTCCCATACATCGGTAGGGAACATTATTGGGTCGGTTGTGGCATCTGGGGTTTTGGAGTTTGGTTGGGGTTGGTCATTTGTGGTGCCCGGAGTTTTGGTGATTTTAGCTGGGGTTTTGGTGTTCCTGTTTCTTGTTGTTAATCCTGAAGATATTGGATTTGAGACTCCAGGGAAGGAGATTGAAATGGATGTGGAGGTGAATGGTTTGGAGAATTTGGAGAAGGTGGAATCAGAAGAAGCAGGGCTTCTTGGGGAGGAAAACTTGGATTCTACCGCAGCCATCGGATTCCTGGAGGCTTGGAGATTACCTGGTGTGGCACCATTTGCTTTCTGCCTCTTCTTTTCAAAGCTAGTGGCGTACACTTTTCTATACTGGTTGCCCTTCTACATAAGTCACACAG ATGTTGCTGGCGTGCATTTGTCCCACAAGACTGCTGGAATTCTTTCAACGGTATTCGATATTGGAGGAGTCTTTGGCGGAGTTTTGGCAGGATTTATATCTGATATGATTGAAGCTCGGGCAGTGACTTCAATAGTATTCTTGCTTCTATCAATTCCAGCCCTTGTTCTGTACCGGGTTTATGGAAGCGTGTCTATGCTCCTCAATAATGCTTTGATGTTTCTTTCTGGGCTGCTTGTAAATGGCCCGTATGCTCTAATTACAACAGCTGTTGCAGCTGATCTTGGTACCCAGGACTTGATTAAAGGAAATTCCCGAGCCTTAGCTACTGTGTCTGCAATTATAGATGGCACAGGTTCTGTTGGGGCAGCTGTTGGCCCCCTTCTGGCAGGGTATATCTCCACAAGAGGATGGAACAGTGTCTTTCTTATGCTTATTGTTTCTATATTCCTTGCCAGTTTGTTCTTGATTCGAGTTGCGAAAAGTGAGATTAAAGGGATGCTGAACGATGGAAAATGGCTTTCAAACAATGCAACTGCTCAATGA
- the LOC7489482 gene encoding probable protein phosphatase 2C 27 isoform X2 yields the protein MLESICEDRVVTERKQNLLTDFFPTLRSGEWSDIGGRPYMEDTHICISDLAKKFGYSLLSEHAISFYGVFDGHGGKTAAHFVREHLPRVIVEDADFPVKLEKVVTRSFIEIDAAFEKSCSLESGRSSGTTALTAMIFGRSLLVANAGDCRAVLSRGGGAKEMSEDHRPCCMKERTRIESLGGFIDDGYLNGQLAVTRALGDWHLEGMKKKGDRSGPLSAEPELKLVTLTKEDEFLIIGSDGIWDVYSNQNAVDFVRKRLQEHNDLKRCCREMVGEALKRGATDNLTVVIVSFHSEPPPPVVVQRARVRRSISAEGLQNLKCLLEGSA from the exons ATG TTGGAAAGCATTTGTGAGGATAGAGTGGTCACAGAAAGGAAACAGAATCTGTTAACAGATTTTTTTCCCACCCTTCGCTCAGGAGAGTGGTCTGATATTGGTGGTCGGCCTTATATGGAAGATACGCACATTTGCATTAGTGACTTGGCTAAGAAGTTTGGTTACAGTTTACTAAGCGAGCATGCTATTTCTTTCTATGGT GTATTTGATGGGCATGGAGGAAAGACTGCAGCACATTTTGTACGCGAGCATTTACCAAGAGTCATTGTTGAGGATGCCGATTTCCCTGTAAAACTTGAGAAAGTGGTTACAAGATCATTCATTGAGATTGATGCTGCATTTGAAAAGTCATGCTCCCTTGAGTCAGGCCGTTCTTCTGGCACGACTGCACTTACTGCAATGATATTTGGGAG GTCATTGCTTGTGGCAAATGCTGGTGATTGTCGGGCAGTATTATCACGGGGTGGAGGGGCGAAGGAAATGTCAGAGGATCATAGACCTTGCTGCATGAAAGAAAGGACAAGAATTGAGTCCTTAGGTGGATTCATTGATGATGGTTATCTAAATGGTCAGTTAGCTGTTACCCGCGCATTAGGTGATTGGCACCTTGAAGGAATGAAGAAAAAGGGTGACAGAAGTGGGCCCTTAAGTGCCGAACCAGAACTTAAATTGGTTACACTGACGAAGGAAGATGAGTTCTTGATAATCGGAAGTGATGGAATATGGGATGTATATTCAAATCAAAATGCAGTAGATTTTGTTCGGAAGAGACTTCAAGAGCACAATGATTTGAAGCGATGCTGCAGAGAAATGGTAGGGGAAGCATTAAAACGGGGAGCAACTGACAACTTGACAGTTGTAATTGTTAGCTTTCACTCAGAGCCACCGCCACCAGTGGTGGTACAGAGGGCAAGAGTCAGGCGAAGCATTTCCGCCGAGGGGCTTCAGAATCTCAAATGCTTGCTAGAAGGTAGTGCTTAA